In the Caballeronia sp. LZ062 genome, one interval contains:
- a CDS encoding CHRD domain-containing protein, with translation MISTRKPHVFQMAAFAAVLFASTSLAHADTVALKANLQPSSEVPPRVSKGHGTVDATFDTNTKQLAWTATYADLSGPVTMAHFHGPAPVGQNAKVQVPVDKQALASPMTGHATLTEQQVTDLMAGQWYFNIHTQENPSGEIRGQVMPSN, from the coding sequence ATGATCTCGACACGCAAGCCGCACGTCTTCCAAATGGCTGCATTCGCCGCCGTGCTTTTCGCATCAACATCGCTAGCCCACGCCGACACCGTCGCGCTGAAAGCGAATCTCCAGCCGTCGAGCGAAGTGCCGCCGCGCGTGAGCAAAGGCCACGGCACGGTCGACGCCACGTTCGACACGAATACCAAGCAACTCGCCTGGACCGCGACTTACGCCGACCTGTCCGGCCCCGTCACGATGGCGCACTTCCACGGCCCCGCGCCGGTCGGGCAGAACGCGAAAGTGCAAGTCCCCGTGGACAAACAGGCGCTCGCCAGCCCGATGACCGGTCACGCCACGCTCACCGAGCAGCAGGTCACCGACCTGATGGCCGGTCAGTGGTACTTCAACATCCACACGCAAGAGAACCCGAGCGGCGAGATTCGCGGTCAGGTCATGCCGTCGAACTGA
- a CDS encoding MFS transporter, translating to MAVHTAAHHSSGQVLPFRESLMAMLGISFVTMLVALDQTVVGTALPTIVAELRGFELYAWVATSYLLTSVITVPIFGRLGDYYGRKPFVIASIVVFTVASVLCGLANSMMFLVLARGLQGIGGGMLVGTAFACIADLFPDNVVRLRWQVLMSSAFGIANAVGPSLGGFLTQYYGWRSVFYVNLPVGVLSLFFVWRFLPHLRHVAHEGKMRLDWPGAVLIAVALGALQLFVEMLPKHGVSLDTVALLVASAAAGFALWKWEMRCDYAILPIDMFRNQSLAALFTLAILGGFTMFSLLFYAPLLFQGGFGMSPQGAGMMITPLVVFITIGSILNGRIVTRLSNPNRMLYIGFGCLAVACLGVVVATHTMPRALLLVFMLLGGLGLGFVMPNLTVFAQQTAGRQHLGIATALLQSLRMIGGMIGTALTGTLVSHLYASGVSLALERDHAMRWLSDLSDPQILINHEGQQTLLAQLSAAGHNGAMLLEAAREALVAAIHIGLAVAAVVAVISVWQSRRVPLVRLKRQPEPVILAE from the coding sequence ATGGCCGTTCATACAGCCGCGCATCATTCGAGCGGGCAGGTTCTCCCGTTTCGCGAATCCCTCATGGCGATGCTGGGCATCTCCTTCGTCACGATGCTCGTCGCACTCGACCAAACGGTCGTCGGCACCGCGCTGCCGACCATCGTCGCGGAGCTTCGAGGCTTCGAACTCTACGCGTGGGTCGCCACTTCCTATCTTCTGACATCCGTCATCACCGTGCCGATTTTCGGGCGGCTCGGCGACTACTACGGCCGCAAGCCGTTCGTGATCGCGTCGATCGTCGTGTTCACGGTCGCGTCCGTACTGTGCGGACTCGCCAACAGCATGATGTTCCTCGTGCTCGCGCGCGGCTTGCAGGGCATCGGCGGCGGCATGCTCGTCGGCACGGCGTTCGCGTGCATCGCGGATCTTTTCCCGGACAACGTCGTGCGCCTGCGCTGGCAAGTGCTCATGAGCTCGGCATTCGGCATCGCGAACGCGGTCGGGCCGTCGCTCGGCGGGTTCCTCACGCAGTACTATGGCTGGCGTTCCGTTTTCTATGTGAATCTGCCGGTCGGCGTGCTCTCGCTGTTCTTCGTGTGGCGCTTCCTGCCGCATCTTCGGCACGTCGCCCACGAAGGCAAGATGCGGCTCGACTGGCCCGGCGCGGTGCTCATTGCCGTTGCGCTCGGCGCGCTGCAATTGTTTGTCGAAATGTTGCCGAAGCATGGCGTGAGCCTGGATACGGTGGCGCTGCTGGTAGCGAGCGCGGCGGCCGGCTTCGCGCTCTGGAAGTGGGAAATGCGCTGCGATTACGCGATCCTTCCCATCGACATGTTCCGCAACCAGAGTCTCGCGGCGCTCTTCACGCTCGCGATCCTCGGCGGCTTCACGATGTTTTCGCTGCTCTTCTACGCGCCGCTGCTGTTTCAGGGCGGCTTCGGCATGTCGCCGCAGGGCGCTGGCATGATGATCACGCCGCTCGTGGTCTTCATCACCATCGGCAGCATTCTGAACGGGCGCATTGTCACGCGGCTGTCCAACCCGAACCGCATGTTGTATATCGGCTTCGGATGCCTCGCGGTGGCTTGCCTTGGCGTGGTCGTCGCGACGCACACGATGCCGCGCGCGCTGCTGCTCGTCTTCATGCTGCTCGGCGGATTGGGACTCGGCTTCGTGATGCCGAACCTCACCGTGTTCGCGCAACAGACGGCGGGCCGCCAGCACCTCGGCATCGCCACTGCGCTCTTGCAATCGCTGCGCATGATCGGCGGGATGATCGGCACAGCGCTGACCGGCACGCTCGTGAGCCACCTGTACGCGAGCGGCGTGAGCCTCGCGCTGGAGCGAGACCACGCGATGCGTTGGCTCAGCGACCTCTCCGACCCGCAGATTCTCATCAACCACGAAGGACAGCAGACGCTGCTCGCGCAACTTTCGGCGGCGGGCCACAACGGCGCGATGCTGTTGGAAGCCGCGCGCGAGGCGCTCGTCGCGGCGATCCACATCGGTCTCGCAGTCGCGGCGGTGGTGGCGGTGATATCGGTATGGCAATCGCGCCGCGTGCCGCTCGTGCGCTTGAAGCGGCAGCCGGAACCGGTCATTCTGGCCGAATGA
- a CDS encoding D-aminoacylase: MEECDTLIVGARVIDGTGAPAVERDVAVRDGRIVAIEAPGGLSHWSADDVFDAHGKVLAPGFIDVHTHDDTHVIRSPQMMPKITQGVTTVIVGNCGISASPVTLRSDPPDPMNLLGDASAFRYPTFAAYVDAVNDARPAVNVGALIGHTALRNNHMDRLDRAATAGEIAGMRAQLEEALDNGALGLSSGLAYGSAFNAPPEEVQALAEPLAKAGALYTTHMRTEFDAILDAMEEAYRVGRHARVPVVISHLKCAGPSNWGRSVEVLKSIETVREGQPVGCDCYPYNRSSSTLDLKQVTGDIDITITWSTQHPEMAGKLIREIAAEWNVSQQEAAKRLQPAGAVYHNMSEDDVRRILSHPATMVGSDGLPNDPLPHPRLWGAFPRVLGHYARDTALIALEEAVRKMTSLSARRFGLSGRGEVKVGYYADLVVFDPERVRDAATFAKPEQAADGIDAVWVNGVLTYREAALTGERAGRFVARGAASKLDAAGAF; this comes from the coding sequence ATGGAAGAGTGCGACACGCTGATCGTCGGCGCGCGCGTGATCGACGGCACCGGCGCGCCCGCCGTCGAACGCGATGTCGCGGTGCGCGACGGCCGCATCGTCGCCATTGAAGCGCCGGGCGGCTTGTCGCACTGGAGCGCCGACGACGTGTTCGACGCGCACGGCAAAGTGCTCGCGCCCGGTTTCATCGACGTTCACACGCACGACGACACGCACGTGATCCGCTCGCCGCAGATGATGCCCAAGATCACGCAGGGCGTGACGACGGTGATCGTGGGCAATTGCGGGATCAGCGCGTCGCCGGTCACGCTGAGGAGCGATCCGCCCGACCCGATGAACCTGCTCGGCGATGCGTCGGCGTTCCGCTATCCGACCTTCGCGGCGTATGTCGATGCCGTGAACGACGCGCGTCCGGCGGTGAACGTCGGCGCGCTCATCGGACATACGGCGCTGCGCAACAACCACATGGACCGGCTCGACCGCGCCGCGACCGCCGGTGAAATCGCCGGGATGCGCGCGCAGCTCGAAGAGGCGCTGGACAACGGCGCGTTGGGTTTGTCGAGCGGACTCGCGTATGGATCGGCATTCAACGCGCCGCCCGAGGAAGTGCAGGCGCTCGCCGAACCGCTCGCGAAAGCGGGCGCGCTGTACACGACGCACATGCGCACCGAATTCGACGCCATTCTCGACGCGATGGAAGAGGCGTATCGCGTTGGCCGTCATGCGCGCGTGCCGGTGGTGATTTCGCATCTGAAGTGCGCGGGGCCGTCGAACTGGGGACGCAGCGTGGAAGTGCTGAAGTCGATCGAAACGGTGCGCGAAGGACAGCCGGTCGGTTGCGACTGCTATCCGTACAACCGCAGTTCATCGACGCTGGACCTGAAGCAAGTGACGGGCGATATCGACATCACGATCACCTGGTCGACGCAGCATCCGGAAATGGCGGGCAAGCTGATCCGCGAGATAGCGGCCGAATGGAACGTCAGCCAGCAGGAAGCCGCGAAGCGCCTGCAACCGGCGGGCGCGGTGTACCACAACATGTCCGAGGACGACGTGCGGCGCATTCTGTCGCATCCCGCGACGATGGTCGGCTCCGATGGCCTGCCGAACGATCCGCTTCCGCATCCGCGCTTGTGGGGCGCGTTCCCGCGCGTGCTCGGCCACTATGCGCGCGACACAGCGCTGATCGCGCTGGAAGAGGCCGTGCGGAAGATGACGAGCCTCTCGGCGCGGCGCTTCGGACTAAGCGGACGCGGCGAAGTGAAAGTGGGCTATTACGCCGATCTCGTCGTGTTCGATCCCGAGCGCGTGCGCGATGCCGCGACGTTCGCGAAGCCGGAGCAGGCGGCCGATGGCATCGACGCGGTTTGGGTGAATGGCGTTTTGACGTATCGCGAGGCGGCGCTCACGGGCGAGCGCGCGGGACGTTTCGTGGCGCGCGGCGCGGCATCGAAGCTGGATGCGGCGGGCGCGTTCTAA
- a CDS encoding MurR/RpiR family transcriptional regulator produces the protein MNGPADPQSFDIVARIAERAPALRSAERKVAALILDDLTGASRASIGALAEQAEVSIATVTRFAKAVGCEDVRELKLRLAQAAAVGQRFLKREPDALPDSLAARIFDEVQTTLAQNQGALRAAPVADAADALAAASMIYVFGMGGGSTALSDEMRFRLVRLGRPVASYQDGLLQRMVASTLSKEHVVVALSVTGQTPEMVESCRLAREYGARVIALTAPASPLGALADWLIPVIAIETDFIYKPSSSRYAMMMALDLLVTELAVKQADRSRELLRRMKHALDAHRGGGERQPLGD, from the coding sequence ATGAACGGCCCAGCCGATCCGCAAAGCTTCGATATCGTCGCCCGCATTGCCGAGCGCGCGCCCGCGTTGCGCAGCGCCGAACGCAAGGTCGCGGCGTTGATCCTCGACGATCTCACCGGTGCGTCGCGAGCGAGCATCGGCGCGCTGGCGGAGCAGGCAGAGGTGAGCATCGCCACGGTCACGCGCTTTGCGAAGGCCGTCGGCTGCGAGGACGTGCGCGAACTGAAGCTGCGCCTCGCTCAAGCGGCGGCGGTCGGCCAGCGCTTCCTGAAGCGCGAGCCGGACGCGTTGCCGGATTCGCTCGCCGCGCGCATCTTCGATGAAGTGCAGACGACGCTCGCGCAGAATCAGGGCGCGCTGCGCGCCGCGCCCGTTGCTGATGCCGCCGACGCGCTCGCCGCCGCGTCGATGATCTACGTGTTCGGCATGGGCGGCGGATCGACCGCGCTCTCCGACGAAATGCGCTTTCGCCTCGTGCGGCTCGGTCGGCCCGTCGCGTCGTATCAGGACGGGCTGTTGCAGCGGATGGTCGCGTCCACGTTGTCGAAGGAGCATGTCGTCGTCGCGCTGTCGGTGACGGGGCAGACGCCGGAGATGGTGGAAAGCTGCCGGCTCGCTCGCGAATACGGCGCGCGCGTCATCGCGCTGACTGCGCCCGCGTCGCCGCTCGGCGCGCTCGCGGACTGGCTCATTCCCGTCATCGCAATCGAAACGGACTTCATCTACAAGCCGTCGTCATCCCGCTACGCGATGATGATGGCGCTCGACCTGCTCGTCACCGAACTCGCCGTGAAGCAGGCCGACCGCAGCCGCGAACTGCTGCGCCGCATGAAACACGCGCTCGACGCGCATCGCGGCGGCGGCGAGCGTCAACCTTTGGGAGATTGA
- a CDS encoding amino acid deaminase — protein sequence MKVTNYQGGAIDPFGKGLGMVPGTSIQLGDAGRLQWSLLEEDVSLPAAVLYAERIEHNLKWMQAFVEEYGVKLAPHGKTTMAPQLFRRQLDTGAWGITLATAHQVRAAYRGGVHRVLMANQLVGKRNMGMIAELLTDPNFEFFCLVDSADGVDQLGAFFTDVRKKINVLIEMGVPGGRTGVRDEAQREAVLAAIARWPGVIELAGVELYEGVLQDESKVREFLKSAVDVTRKLIDEGKIARKPAILSGAGSAWYDVVADEFAKANSDAIEVVLRPGCYLTHDVGIYKKAQNEIFARNPIAKSMGQGLKPALQLWAYVQSIPEPDRAIVGLGKRDSAFDAGMPEPAKHYRPGADAPRDVSADEGWEIFGLMDQHAYMRIKPGDDLKVGDMIAFDISHPCLTFDKWRQVLVVDRKYRVTEVIETFF from the coding sequence ATGAAAGTTACAAACTATCAGGGCGGGGCGATCGACCCGTTTGGCAAAGGTCTCGGCATGGTGCCGGGCACGAGCATCCAGTTGGGCGATGCCGGGCGTCTGCAGTGGAGTCTGCTCGAAGAAGACGTGAGCCTGCCCGCCGCCGTGCTGTACGCGGAGCGCATCGAGCACAACCTGAAGTGGATGCAGGCGTTCGTCGAGGAATACGGCGTGAAGCTCGCGCCGCACGGCAAGACAACGATGGCGCCGCAACTCTTTCGCCGTCAGCTCGACACCGGCGCGTGGGGCATCACGCTCGCCACCGCGCATCAGGTGCGCGCGGCGTATCGCGGCGGCGTGCATCGCGTGTTGATGGCGAATCAGCTCGTCGGCAAGCGCAACATGGGCATGATCGCGGAGTTGCTGACCGATCCGAACTTCGAGTTCTTCTGCCTCGTCGATTCCGCGGATGGCGTCGATCAACTGGGCGCGTTCTTCACGGACGTGCGTAAGAAGATCAATGTGCTGATTGAAATGGGCGTGCCGGGCGGCCGCACCGGCGTGCGCGACGAGGCGCAGCGCGAAGCCGTGCTCGCGGCCATCGCGCGCTGGCCGGGCGTGATCGAACTCGCAGGCGTGGAGTTGTACGAAGGCGTGTTGCAGGACGAATCGAAGGTGCGCGAATTCCTGAAGAGCGCCGTCGATGTCACGCGCAAGCTGATCGACGAGGGGAAGATCGCGCGCAAGCCGGCGATTCTGTCCGGCGCGGGTTCGGCGTGGTACGACGTCGTCGCCGACGAATTCGCGAAAGCGAATAGCGACGCCATTGAAGTCGTGCTGCGCCCCGGCTGCTATCTGACGCACGACGTCGGCATCTACAAGAAAGCGCAGAACGAGATTTTCGCGCGCAATCCGATCGCGAAAAGCATGGGTCAGGGGCTAAAACCCGCGCTTCAGTTATGGGCCTACGTGCAGTCGATTCCCGAGCCGGACCGCGCGATCGTCGGGCTCGGCAAGCGCGATTCCGCGTTCGATGCCGGTATGCCGGAGCCGGCGAAGCATTATCGTCCGGGCGCGGACGCGCCGCGCGATGTGTCGGCGGATGAAGGCTGGGAGATTTTCGGACTGATGGACCAGCACGCGTACATGCGCATCAAACCCGGCGACGATCTCAAGGTCGGCGACATGATCGCGTTCGACATCTCGCATCCGTGCCTGACGTTCGACAAGTGGCGGCAGGTTCTCGTCGTCGACCGGAAGTATCGCGTGACTGAAGTAATCGAGACGTTCTTTTAG
- a CDS encoding 5'-nucleotidase — protein sequence MAFTLEDKLVVAISSRALFDFEEENRVYETGDLARYEALQRSRLDTPAKPGVAFGLIRKLLALNAHEQRVEVVILSRSDPISGLRAFHSCREHGLAIERGVFTRGRSPFAYLKPLRASLFLSANPDDVRAALAAGFPAARVLPETPRAASRYADEIRIAFDGDAVLFSDEAERVFQSEGLGAFVGHETEKKDSPLPGGPLKPLLAALNKLQRIADDNESQSPMRIRTALVTARSAPAHERAVRTLMAWNIEIDEAMFLGGLDKGEFLREFEPDFFFDDQIRHCESARVVTATGHVLSGIANAS from the coding sequence ATGGCCTTCACGCTCGAAGACAAGCTCGTCGTCGCGATTTCGTCGCGCGCGCTTTTCGATTTTGAAGAAGAAAACCGCGTCTATGAGACGGGCGACCTCGCCCGTTACGAGGCGCTGCAGCGCTCGCGGCTCGATACGCCCGCGAAGCCGGGCGTCGCGTTCGGGCTGATTCGCAAGCTGCTGGCGCTGAACGCGCACGAGCAGCGCGTCGAAGTGGTGATTTTGTCGCGCAGCGATCCGATCAGCGGGCTGCGCGCGTTTCATTCATGCCGCGAGCACGGACTCGCGATCGAACGCGGCGTGTTCACGCGCGGCCGGTCGCCCTTCGCGTACTTGAAACCGCTGCGCGCGTCGCTATTTCTGTCGGCGAATCCGGACGACGTGCGCGCCGCGCTCGCCGCGGGCTTCCCCGCCGCGCGCGTGCTGCCGGAAACGCCGCGCGCCGCGAGCCGCTATGCTGATGAGATCCGCATCGCGTTCGACGGCGACGCCGTTCTGTTCTCCGACGAAGCCGAACGCGTTTTTCAGAGCGAAGGGTTAGGCGCGTTCGTCGGGCACGAGACGGAAAAGAAGGATTCGCCGCTTCCCGGCGGCCCGCTCAAGCCGCTGCTGGCGGCGTTGAACAAGCTGCAACGCATCGCCGACGACAACGAAAGCCAGTCGCCGATGCGCATTCGCACCGCGCTCGTCACCGCGCGCTCCGCTCCCGCGCACGAACGCGCGGTCCGGACGCTGATGGCGTGGAACATCGAAATCGACGAAGCGATGTTTCTAGGCGGCCTCGACAAGGGCGAATTCCTGCGCGAATTCGAACCCGATTTTTTCTTCGACGACCAAATCCGCCACTGTGAATCTGCCCGCGTCGTGACCGCGACGGGGCACGTTCTCAGCGGCATAGCGAACGCATCATGA
- a CDS encoding alpha/beta hydrolase → MSWQSAFACWVLRRRMRPETAKPVLDVERARAYTSRRLWSPPVPKGWQLDVARNGEWLRSATSRRTILYLHGGGYYFCSPRSHRAITFGLAVRAHANVFSLDYRLAPEHRFPAAVDDAVAAYRALLADAAAHSIVIAGDSAGGGLALATLLALRDAGDALPAGAVLLSPWTDLTCSGASMRTNEGRDPMFHAAVFPKVAAQYLGSADAKHPYASPLFGEFHGLPPLLIQAADTELLLDDSTRIAEKARAAGVRADLEIWRNVPHIFPIWAPFMPEARQALSHAARFIDDVTAAPAPLHRPPMTSIV, encoded by the coding sequence ATGAGCTGGCAAAGTGCATTCGCATGTTGGGTCTTGCGGCGGCGCATGCGTCCCGAGACCGCCAAGCCCGTGCTCGACGTCGAGCGCGCTCGCGCGTACACGTCGCGGCGGCTGTGGTCGCCGCCGGTGCCGAAGGGCTGGCAACTGGACGTTGCCAGGAACGGTGAATGGCTGCGCTCGGCGACATCGCGCAGAACCATTCTGTATCTGCACGGCGGCGGCTATTACTTCTGCTCACCGCGCAGCCATCGCGCGATCACCTTTGGCCTTGCCGTGCGCGCGCACGCGAACGTGTTCTCGCTGGACTACCGGCTCGCGCCCGAGCACCGCTTTCCCGCCGCAGTCGATGACGCCGTCGCGGCGTACCGCGCCTTGCTCGCGGATGCCGCTGCGCATTCGATCGTGATAGCGGGCGATTCGGCCGGCGGCGGTCTGGCGTTGGCGACGCTGCTCGCCCTGCGCGATGCCGGCGACGCGCTTCCCGCAGGCGCGGTGCTTCTCTCGCCTTGGACCGACCTGACGTGCAGCGGTGCGTCGATGCGCACCAACGAAGGCCGCGATCCGATGTTTCACGCCGCTGTCTTCCCGAAGGTCGCTGCGCAATATCTGGGCAGTGCCGACGCCAAGCATCCGTATGCCTCTCCGCTCTTCGGCGAATTTCATGGTCTGCCGCCGTTGCTCATTCAAGCCGCCGACACCGAACTCCTGCTCGACGATTCGACGCGCATCGCGGAAAAGGCGCGCGCGGCGGGCGTTCGCGCCGATCTGGAAATATGGCGCAACGTGCCGCACATTTTCCCGATCTGGGCGCCCTTTATGCCGGAGGCGCGGCAGGCGCTGTCGCACGCAGCGCGGTTCATCGACGACGTGACTGCCGCGCCCGCGCCCCTTCACCGGCCGCCCATGACCTCAATCGTTTGA
- a CDS encoding EcsC family protein, translating into MEPTPIITSPLTPEDFAALSRAKEALESPSLTMKLASVIGAPIEKLMGRLPAAAQEKVDEATQLALKKCLQLALRTLDKSAPAGSLLAPPPDKPSNLLHKLAVATTGAAGGAFGLFALPVELPVTTTLMFRSICDIARSEGEDVHRVETQLQCMMVLGMGGTQKDDDNADLGYFIVRGALAQSVSRATSEITAKGLSAHGSTALLKFVQTIASRFSVQVSEQVAAKSIPAIGAVLGAMVNTVFIDHFQQMAHGHFTVRRLERQYGTAAVERAYQTIEVMGGR; encoded by the coding sequence ATGGAACCGACGCCCATCATCACCTCGCCGCTCACGCCGGAGGACTTCGCCGCCCTCTCCCGCGCCAAGGAAGCACTCGAAAGTCCGTCGCTGACGATGAAACTGGCGAGCGTGATCGGCGCGCCCATCGAAAAGCTGATGGGCCGCCTGCCCGCCGCCGCACAGGAAAAAGTCGACGAAGCGACGCAACTCGCGCTCAAGAAGTGCCTGCAACTGGCGCTCCGCACGCTCGACAAGAGCGCGCCCGCCGGCTCGCTGCTCGCGCCGCCGCCCGACAAGCCGAGCAACCTGCTGCACAAGCTCGCGGTCGCGACGACCGGCGCGGCGGGCGGCGCATTCGGCCTGTTCGCGCTGCCGGTCGAGCTTCCCGTCACGACAACGCTGATGTTCCGCTCAATTTGCGATATCGCTCGCAGCGAGGGCGAGGACGTGCATCGCGTGGAGACGCAGCTGCAATGCATGATGGTGCTCGGCATGGGCGGCACGCAGAAGGACGACGACAACGCCGATCTCGGCTATTTCATCGTTCGCGGCGCGCTGGCGCAGTCGGTATCGCGGGCGACGAGCGAAATCACGGCGAAGGGGTTGAGCGCGCACGGATCGACGGCGCTGCTCAAGTTCGTGCAGACCATTGCCTCGCGGTTCTCCGTGCAGGTCAGCGAGCAAGTCGCCGCCAAGTCGATTCCGGCAATCGGCGCGGTGCTCGGCGCGATGGTGAACACCGTCTTCATCGACCATTTTCAGCAGATGGCGCACGGCCATTTCACCGTGCGGCGGCTGGAGCGGCAATACGGCACGGCTGCTGTGGAACGCGCCTATCAAACGATTGAGGTCATGGGCGGCCGGTGA
- a CDS encoding RidA family protein, which translates to MKRYGVEGGKGQGGAHMPFARAVEADGWLYVSGQTPMQDGEVINGGIVEQSHKAIQNVIAILEEAGYGTEHVVRCGVWLDDPRDFASFNKVFKEYFGANPPARACVVSSMVIDCKVEVDCVAYKKPGA; encoded by the coding sequence ATGAAGCGCTATGGCGTGGAAGGCGGCAAGGGACAAGGCGGCGCGCATATGCCGTTCGCACGCGCGGTCGAGGCCGATGGCTGGCTTTACGTGTCGGGCCAGACGCCGATGCAGGACGGCGAGGTGATCAACGGCGGGATCGTCGAGCAGTCGCACAAGGCGATTCAGAACGTGATCGCCATTCTTGAAGAAGCGGGCTACGGCACGGAGCATGTCGTGCGCTGCGGCGTGTGGCTGGACGATCCGCGCGACTTCGCTTCGTTCAACAAGGTGTTCAAGGAGTACTTCGGCGCGAACCCGCCGGCGCGGGCGTGCGTGGTGTCGTCGATGGTGATCGACTGTAAGGTCGAGGTGGATTGCGTGGCTTATAAGAAGCCGGGGGCTTGA
- a CDS encoding MarR family transcriptional regulator, which translates to MNEQDRIAVVQQFGRTYRAFMSAFELAVGQPMPRWRILLALHEHAGVLSQKTLVERLRVDPGALTRQLKTLESLGWIVRSVDARDNRVSNVALTAQGRAATEEGLPRRNAFLHDTMAAMPDDAIEALSGALQMLESRIQEVAAASAAATADDKA; encoded by the coding sequence ATGAACGAACAGGATCGGATCGCCGTGGTGCAACAGTTCGGGCGCACGTATCGCGCGTTCATGTCTGCGTTCGAGCTGGCGGTGGGCCAGCCGATGCCGCGCTGGCGCATCCTGCTCGCGCTGCACGAGCATGCGGGCGTGCTCTCGCAGAAGACGCTGGTGGAACGGCTGCGCGTCGATCCGGGCGCGCTCACGCGGCAGTTGAAGACGCTGGAATCGCTCGGCTGGATCGTGCGCAGCGTCGATGCACGCGACAATCGGGTATCGAATGTCGCGTTGACCGCGCAAGGCCGCGCCGCTACCGAAGAAGGCCTGCCGCGCCGCAACGCGTTCCTGCACGACACCATGGCCGCGATGCCCGACGACGCCATCGAGGCGCTATCGGGCGCGCTTCAGATGCTCGAATCGCGGATTCAGGAAGTGGCCGCGGCGAGCGCAGCGGCCACCGCCGACGACAAAGCCTAA
- the queF gene encoding NADPH-dependent 7-cyano-7-deazaguanine reductase QueF (Catalyzes the NADPH-dependent reduction of 7-cyano-7-deazaguanine (preQ0) to 7-aminomethyl-7-deazaguanine (preQ1) in queuosine biosynthesis), with the protein MTPEQSPLGKAVNYTEQYNPALLFPIDRKRARDEIGVPARLPFFGTDIWNGYELSWLNRRGKPQIAVATFFVPAESPNIVESKSFKLYLGSFAQTQFDSIDDVRAAIKRDVSATCGATVSVQLIAPADFGKLTMEEFDGLSLDRLDLDCEIYTPDPSLLSASHDEAPVDETLFSNLLKSNCPVTGQPDWGSVQIRYYGGQIDHAGLLRYIVSFREHTGFHEQCVERMFMDIMRECKPERLAIYARYTRRGGLDINPFRTNFNLPMPDNARLARQ; encoded by the coding sequence ATGACACCCGAACAATCTCCGCTCGGCAAAGCCGTCAACTACACCGAACAGTACAATCCCGCGCTGCTTTTTCCGATCGACCGCAAGCGCGCGCGCGACGAAATCGGCGTGCCGGCGCGCCTGCCGTTCTTCGGCACCGACATCTGGAACGGCTACGAGCTGTCGTGGCTCAACCGGCGCGGCAAGCCGCAGATCGCAGTCGCGACGTTCTTCGTGCCGGCGGAATCGCCCAACATCGTGGAATCGAAGTCGTTCAAGCTGTATCTCGGATCGTTCGCGCAGACGCAGTTCGATTCCATCGACGACGTGCGCGCCGCCATCAAGCGCGATGTTTCGGCGACGTGCGGCGCGACGGTATCGGTGCAACTCATCGCGCCCGCCGACTTCGGCAAGCTCACGATGGAAGAATTCGACGGCTTGTCGCTGGACCGGCTGGACCTCGATTGCGAGATTTATACGCCGGACCCGTCGCTGCTGTCGGCATCGCATGACGAGGCGCCCGTCGACGAGACGCTGTTTTCGAATCTGCTGAAGTCGAATTGTCCGGTCACGGGACAGCCGGACTGGGGCAGTGTGCAGATCCGTTACTACGGCGGGCAGATCGATCACGCGGGATTGCTGCGGTATATCGTGTCGTTTCGCGAACATACCGGCTTTCATGAGCAATGCGTCGAGCGCATGTTCATGGACATCATGCGCGAATGCAAGCCGGAAAGGCTGGCGATTTATGCGCGGTATACGCGGCGTGGCGGGCTGGATATCAATCCGTTTCGGACGAACTTCAATTTGCCGATGCCGGATAATGCCCGGTTGGCGAGGCAGTAA